gaagaggttggatgaaaggggacatggtggttaggatggaatgggttaggtttaggagtggtagaagttaggagaatttgaatttaaaaattcaaataatagaaaaaggctaattaatctcaacaacttataaatttgatttgttttaattaattagggaatttagaagaaatgattttgatggagagaaTTAATTAGTCAAagggttgaaatgaacctattaaataaatccttagatttattaataagtagatgaatgggagatttaatcaaattgttgatgaattcaattaaattgaggaggagtattaattaaataattgcttattcaattaattatcttcagaccatttttaggtgtatacacccaCGATACTAGATTAATGAATCCTAATTCCTACCATTTTCTATCCAACTGTCatcttttctaattttttaaaattctattataaaaattaattacttaatttattaattagcctaaattaattttaaaaatattattattttttttttatatgtaatcaaacatttatttatttattaagccgataggctttccGTGGGGCATTTATGCTCGGAAAATTGTCAGTGTCCCGGAGGTTTCGTTTTGGCGGCAACGCGAATTTTTTTTTACGGTGAGCATTATTCATTATTTTGAACGTTGAATGGGTTTTGTGGTGCCTATAGTTGGCACATTAACCGTGATTTAAATAGGCTTTATTTTGGCTGTGCGACTTGCAAGGTGGCTGCACGTCAAATGCGTTTTGCGATAGTCGTATTTGGCACATTAATCGTGATTTAAATAAGCTGTTTAAAATGTGGAATTTCGCAAGTGCAATAAATACTTTATTAAATGCAATCTACGAGGAGTTGTTTGAGGCGTGCGAACATTGAATGTCATTTATGCGCATTGATCGCTAGGTTTTGCCGTTCTTTGTTGTTTCTCACACTCATGTCTGTTGTTCATTTGTTTCTTTGGTTTGCGCCAATCAGCAAAGGTTGCGAAGGAAGCTCTGCATATTCTGTTCGTAATTATATTGTTGTGTTTTGTGGCTGCTTTAAGAATTGCAATCACAAGAAAGTTGGCTCTGTGTTGTGTGCTTCTCTTCATTCTTCGGTCCAAACAATAGAAACCGCTCGTGCTCCGGTATTTTCCATTCATTTTGTTTGCTTTGTGGTTTCTTTCACAACGTTTTTTGGATACTTAGGTTGATGGCAACTATGAAAAATAGGAAACAAATATCGTAGCAGACCGTCGATTTGCAGTTTAAAAGGTCTTTATTTGCTTATTGATGGCTTCTCCTTTGAAGTCCAATTTCTTTGAGTTGGGTGTGCAGTAGCTTTGATATTTGCTTCCCTGCATTTTGGTAGTTGTggattatattgtgattgtcatctCCGCGTTTATGAAATTGTAGAATTGTGCATAAGGGTAAGGAATGATATTATTACGTTAAAGAAATTATGGAATTGCTTTCCTCATCCATAAACTATACCCTTAACAGAATTACCAAATGTTGGTGCATTCTTGCTCTGCGCATGCAGAGAGGCGGTGCAATTGCCATGGCTGCAGTTGGGATGCCAAAGCCCATGCCCTACCCAACATTGTCTTGAATGTACACAAACACATAAACAGATAGAACTAGAGCGATACATAAGCCAAAATACGACCACTTAAAGAACGAGCTTTTATGCTTTCTCTCTGTTGGATCTGTTTCATCGAATTGGTCTGTGCCAAATGCTTGTGAACATGGTTTGTGGCCTCCTTGTGCCAAAGCGACCAACTATAAAGAAATCAAGAAAAACCCCACCTGAAAAACAGTGGGTTCAGTGCAGAAAAATGATGTTTTGTCACATGGTGCTCGACTAAGAAATGTCAGAGAAGCTGAAAGAGTTAGACAGATGAGCCCTTCCAACCAAAAAAGAGGGATATTAATTATTTCTTCTTGTCTTTGAATTATATTTAAAACACAGTTCGTAAATAGCCTCATCCCGGTATACATAGCTTTTCCTTATTCATAATCGAACCCTTTAACAAGCTACCCAATTTCTCCAAAGTGGGTTATGCATGCAACTAGCATAGCTTTTCCTTATTCATAATTGAAGCCTTTAACAAGTTGCCCAATTTCTCCAAAAGGGGTTATGCATACAACTACTGTATCGATACTCCGTGCACAAGCTAGTTTTTATGATTGCATTTTCAATGAAGTTAAAATCTTCGAAAACCAATTGCATATAGATTCAAACAAAATGAATTAAGCAAGGActtttaatattaaaatactttAATTACGCTTTCATCTTCCTAGGTGAAGGGTTTAGGGAAGTGCCTTAGGCTCTGCTCTAATCAACCAGACAAAAACAAGGTCAAAAAGATACTGCCAATTACATAAAGAAATGGTCATACAAACGACTATGTATAGAAATAACTAAATAAAGCATAAAGCAGATTCAGATTCAGGGATATAAACATATGATCATGTAGGGGGTCATATATAACACTTCCCCTGCTCAACATGATCCATGTAGGGTGTCTTATATTAGAGTTACCCAGCTCAATACAATCATGTAGGGTGTCATATATAACACTTCCCCTACTCAACATGATCCATGTAGGCTGTCTTATATTACAGCTACCCAGCTCAATATGATCCATGTACGGTGCCCTTGTACATCGGTTCCCCTGACTAATTTAATCATGTAGGCTGCCTTGTGCAACAGTTCCCCTGGCTAATATAATCATGTAGGGTGCCTTATACAACAGTTTCTCTGCCTAATATAATCATAATAGATTACACACTATGTTCAGGAGAATATATGCAGTGAATAGTCTTAAAGACAATTTGCTAGCCATAATAATATGCTGAGAATATTAAGAAATTTATGCACAGAACTCCATACCATAATATTATCTTATCCTAACAGTGTCTGCAGACTCGATCTCTTTTTCCTGTTCCCTTCCTCAATGACTTTCCGATCCGATATTGTTTTCTTGTTCCGCCCATAATGGGATCGTAGATTCAGTGAAAGCTTTAAAAGAATCCAACACTTTGTAATTAACAAAGCTTGCTGATTACTCATGGTATCTCTACGATGAGATTTCTTTTCTTATTTGATTCTCTTCCTGTTGTTTGTTGTTTGATGCCCCTTGCATGATGCTTTTCTATTTCTTAAATATCCCTCAACCTTGTTGGAGGGTTGTGACCCTTGGGCGATTCCCTTTCTCTTCAAGGAATGATATCTCTTCCATGTgcctcttcatttatttaattcctATGCTCTTAAAAAATCGCTACCTAGAACCAGTTGTCGTTTCTTGATTGATTCTTATTGTCATCAGCATCTTAGgaacgctattttatcttgatGTTACCCCTAAGCACTGCATTGACAAGTCACTAGTCTTCTAAAGTGAATCACTACTTTATTCCAACCTGTCATACTTCTTCTACATTGTTAGAGGGTGACATGACATCAAGACTGACACATAACAATCCCCATGTATACCGCCAAGAACAAGcgtgttactgcctgtaacttaataacagttctgatatgAAATTAGCCTTTGCATTCCAATCAATATGGTTTAAGCAGAATATGCTTTTGTAATGTCCGCGTTTAAGAAATTATAAACTTCTGCATGCGGCCTCCCTCGTCATTGATGGAACGAACCCAAAATATAATAACTAAGCACCATGCACCTATATATCCATATCCATACATACATATCCATGTATATGTGCAtgcatttatatacatacatatttatgtttCTGCATACACATGGTTGTGTATCTGTATGTCTGTACATGCAAATATATagctttgcatatatatatattgcaagTTGGTTGCACGTCATTTTCGTTTTGTGGTGCCCATATTTGGCACATTGCCCCTGATTTAAATATGCTTTTTAAAATGTAAAATTTGGCAAGTGAAATAAATACTTTGTCACATGCAATCTACGAGGAGTTGTTTGACACATCAAGGCATCGAATGACATTTATACACATTGATTGTTGGTTTTGCCGTCCTTTTTTACTTCTTGCACTAAGCTCTACTATTCATTTGTTTCTTTGGTTTGCTTCAAATAAAAGAGATTACAATGGAAGCTCCACAACTTCTATTGGGTTCCTCCATCTTACTTGCCCATCCCAGAGAATGTTTTATGGCAAGAGAATTATATTGCTCTGCTTGCTGCCTCCTTTGCGAACTGCTATCCCAAAAAAAACTGGCTGTCTATTGTGTGCTCCTGCTCATTCTTCAATCCACCCAATAAAAACCGGTCATAATCAGACATTTTCCCTTCGTCTTCCGGCCATAATCAGGCATTTTCCCTTCATCTTGTATGCTTTGTGCTTTCTTTCACAACATTTGTTCGATGCTTAGGTTGATGGCAACTACGTAGAATAGAGAACATATATCATTGCAGCGGTCTTTGCAGTTTAGCTATTGCACATATGCTCATGTCCGCATCCATATATCTATATAATCAGgcatttttgcttcatcttctatGCTTTGTGCTTTCTTTCACAGCATTTGTTCGATGCTTAGGTTGATGGCAACTATATAGGATGGGGGACAGATATCATTGCAGCGGTCTTTGCAGTTTAACCGTTGCACATATACTCATGTCCacatccatgtgtgtgtgtgtgtgtgtgtgtgtgtgtgtgtgtgtgtgtgtgtgtgtgtgtgtgtgcaaacaGTTCAAAATATTTGTATAAAGATTAATTCGAAGAAGTTAGCATAGCCATGATTTAAACTTTAATTTCCCTATATAAATATGGAAAAGATGGCAAGAAAGCACATATAGAATTgcattttaaatagaaaagaaaaatataatcaggcatttttgcttcatcttctatGCTTTGTGCTTTCTTTCACAGCATTTGTTCGATGCTTAGGTTGATGGCAACTATATAGGATGGGGGACATATATCATTGCAGCGGTCTTTGCAGTTTAATCGTTGCACATATACTCATGTCCACatccatatatgtgtgtgtgtgtgtgtgtgtgtgcgtgcaaaCAGTTCAAAATATTTGTATAAAGATTAATTCGAAGAAGTTAGCATAGCCATGATTTAAACTTTAATTTCCCTATATAAATATGGAAAAGATGGCAAGAAAGCACATATAGAATTgcattttaaatagaaaagaaaatctATACATATTTACATTGCCATTAAAATTGTGGAGATATGTTTATGtttacaaatcataaaatataaagCTCTTATATGTTTCTACTATTGTTTGAATGGAATTTTAAACAATGGATATCAATCAGCCATAACTGGATAGAATTATGTTTATTTAGGTTCAATACTGGACTACACTACACATgtttatgaagagaagtgaatgTTAGTTCTTGGAAAATGAGCTTAAGTGTATTTTCCCCTGATCATCTTGAAAGAAAACCACTAAATCATTTTTCTATTTCCAAGCCAAAAGTGAACAGATTGGAGAGTGGAGACTTGAAAATTGtgggtatttatatatatacacatgtataattTCCATATATATTGATCTCAATATTTATGTATGTTGATTTTTCATGTTGCGCTTTCCTTTCAACATCTTATTTCAATATGTTTTTCAACCTTTCTTTGTGCTGCTTATTTTCCTATAGGCATTCTCTACTCTGACAAAAGATCCCTTCCTCCATTTGTGAGGAGCATCAAGCAATATGTCATCTTCTACTTGCTCTGCTGGTCCACCAGAACAACCTCCCCCAAATGCTACGgtaagataatccattctatgttgTCGCACATTTAAAGATATGAGCATTCTTTTCGACGTTTCCCCTGCACAAAAAACATCGCTTGTCtgcatgtctcattccatccatttAGTTGTCATCATTCCCATGTTTCACATTCTGTGCATACATTCTATCCATCCATTGaccaaaagaaaaaacaaaacaaaactcaaACACATTGCCTTATAGAAATATAGAATGACACATCCTTTTAATTAAAACTGCTCTGCTCCCTTCTAATACGATTGCCATTTTgttaacttgttgcatgcataaataTATAGTATGTCAacaaattgaatatatatatatatatatatatatgtagagatatgtatacatatatatgtagagatatgtatacatatatatgtatatatatgtatacatatatatgtatatgtatatgtatatatatacatatatatgtatacatatatatacatacatacatatatacatatatacacatatatatatatacatgtatgtatatatacatacatatatatatgtgtatatatatacatacatatatatatatacatacatatatatatgtgtatatatacatatatatatatatatatgtatatatatatatgtatatatatatatatgtatatgtatatgtatatatgtatgtatgtatatatatgtatatatatatgtatgtatatatatatgtatatgtatatgtatgtgtatatgtatatatatatatgtatacatatatgtatgtatatatatatgtatatatacatatacatgtatatatatatatacatatatatatgtatatgtatatatacatgtatatgtatatatacatgtatatatacatatatatgtatatatatatatatacatgtatatgtatatatacatgtatatgtttatatatgtatatatatatatatgtatatgtatatgtatatgtatatgtatatgtatatatatgttcatCAACAAAAGAATAGAGCCTATTTTCAACATCTCTGCATGCAACAAGTTAGCATACTTGGTTGGCAAAATGGCCACTTGCATATAGGTGCCATCTGACAAGACAAGTTTGTATCTGTCATTGTCATTTGGATCACCAATGATTTTTTCAAATGATAGAAGCTGCAGCAATGGTGGAGGGATATCATCTCCTGCATTAATAGATCGGATTGCATATGGGGTAAGCTCAAGGGGATCGGCAAGTCCCTACAAGGAGAGGAGAACAAGGTTGTTTTTTTAGAGGAAGGAAGCTTGATAGTAGCAATGCAGACAcaataaaagaaaatatattttcttttattgTGTCTGCATTGCTACTATCAAGCTTCCTTCCTCTAAAAAAACAACCTTGTTCTCCTCTCCTTGTAGGGACTTGCCGATCCCCTTGAGCTTACCCCATATGCAATCCGATCTATTAATGCAGGAGATGATATCCCTCCACCATTGCTACAGCTTCTATCATTTGAAAAAATCATTGGTGATCCAAATGACAATGACAGATACAAACTTGTCTTGTCAGATGGCACCTATATGCAAGTGGCCATTTTGCCAACCAAGTATGCTAACTTGTTGCATGCAGAGATGTTGAAAATAGGCTCTATTCTTTTGTTGATGAAATATACTTGTCGATACATTTGGAACACAAGGTACCTTCTATAATGTGTTCCCCCCTCATTTATGTGAACCTCTTTCTATGTTATTTACAAACATATATCCCACAGTTGAGCATACCTCCTTCTCACTTTTACAGGGCCATCATTGTATTCACtcttgatgtgaaaaaaatagattACCATTTGCTTGGCAAACCTCGATACCTCTTCAAGGAACAAGAAGAGCAAACGTTGGGCCGAGAAACCCCGCCACCCACTAAACATGCTCTTAAATTCGGTGCAGATTTGCCTTCCCCACAAAATGGTCCTTCTGAAAATATCAGCCCTATTAAAAGCTTGAACCCTTACCAAAACAATTGGACCATAAAAGGTTGCGTAACAAATAAGAGGAAGATGCATAAATATACCACGCCAAAATGCAATGGGCAGGTTTttagttttgatattatagatgaaGAGGGTTGTGAAATTAGAATCACTTCCTTTGACGAAATTGCTGAATTACACTATCATCGAATCGAGCAAGGAGCTTCATATGTTCTGTCCAAAGGTACAGTGAAAGATGCAAACAAGGTGTACAATAAACTTAATAGCTAGCTTGAGATTATCTTGACTGAAACTTCAGTTTTGAAGCGTTGTGCCCCTGATGCTGTTGGGCCTGATAAAAAAACCCGCTTCACCCCTATTGATGAACTTCTCACCACTACCAACAATACTTTGATtgatgttattggtgttgttgtcAATGTCGGAGAGATCTCTGTAATTCATAGAAAGGATGGCTCTGTTGTAAACAAGATAATAGTAAAAATAAATGATATGTCAACTTTGACAATAGATGTTAACCTTTGGGGCCCATCCTCAGAAAAACTAGGCAATGACTTGAAGAATATGCATACATCTGGAACATTTGTCATCCTTGTTGTTCAAAATGCAAGGGTTGGTTATTTCAACGGAAAAGTCATAAATACATCAGCATCCACAGCTTTTGAAATCAACCCTTCTATTCCTGAAGCTGAGCCCCTCCGTTTAAGAGGCCCTATCCAACAAAGCCTTGATCCACATCCTTCAGCTCTCCATTGCAAAAATAACCAGTATCAAAGAATGTCAATTGCATCCATCTTGCAGCGCCTTAGTGTTATGCCTGAAGCCATTGAGACTACTATTATAGCTGTGTTGCGCTTCGTAAAGGAAGACCCCTTTTACTATATAGCTTGCCCATTGCAATTCAATAGAAAAGAATGTAAAAAAAAATGTGCTAAATTAGCTGAGAATTTGTGGTCCTGCCCTAGGTGTCAAACACAATTCCCTGAATGTAACTACAAATACCTCCTCCACATGAAACTGCAAGATCATACAAGCATTGTTTGGGCTAATGCATTTGACAACGTTGGCACAGAACTCTTCTCTCTGTCTGCAAAGGAGCTATACATGTTACAATATGACTTGACAACAGAAAAAACACCTCACATCATACTCAAAAAAGCTATGTTCAAGCACTATACCTTTACAACTTTAGTGTCTACTGACACATTCAACTCTGAGCGCAGGATCAAAGTCACAATCGACAAAATGCAAAGACTCGATTTCAAAGCTGAGTACCCCTGCCTGCTTGCAGAAATTGCCCAAATGCATGCAATCACATGACTCTATCCTGTCAGCAACAAAAAAAAGAATATTACTCTATCTCTGCATACACTATACAAATCTTGTTTTTTTTACATTCTGACACAATTTCACAATGTTTTGTTTGGCCACAGTTGCTTGCAGTCATTTCAAACATTGAACCACTACATATAACTGTATATTATTGTTTTGTTGTTTTCATTTTGAGATGGCTTGTTCAATCATTTAACTAATATGTTTTTCTGCCAATGAAGGATGCGAATTACTATGCCTCCTTTTATTCATAAAAGCACTACAAACATATGATGCCTTTATATTTCAGCGTTTTGTATACATAAACACATCTCCACACTTTTGATCGCAATGTACATGTCtatgaattttattttctattcaAAATGCAATTCTATGTACGTTCTCTTATCAGTTGTTTCACATTTACATAACAAAATTTAAGTTCAAATCATGTCTGCATTCCCTACTTCaaattaatgtttatttgtttccATTTATGTATTTgcattaacacacacacacatatatatggttATGCATCTACCTGTATAtgcatatgtgcatatacatatacataaatgtatGTCTTGCCTTGCATAAGGGTCTACATATGCACCTATGTAAGTTTGTACTGCTCTGAACTGCACATACGTATCTCTCTATTCCACATTTGCATAACAGAATTAAACTCCAACCCATGACACTGCAACCTGCTTCATATGAATCTTTATATCATTATATTATTCTATTTACATATGCACAAACACACATTTATATATGGATGTTCATCtcagtatatatgcatgtgtgcatatatatatatatatatatatatatatatatatatatatatatatatatatatatatatatatatatatatatatatatatatatatatatatatatatatatgtcgatGCTTTTCTTTACATAaatgtgtgcatatacatatatgtaagtATATACTGCTGTGGACTGCATATACATGTCTGTTTatccattcatatatatatatatatatatatatatatatatatatatatatatatatatatacagctaTATATACATCTGAGTGTATACATTTACATAGAGATGCTCGACTGCCTATGTGTTTCCATAACCACACATATGACTATGCATTGCTTTTTGCCacaatatatttatatacatacatatgttgcACTCCCCTTCATGTTCAGCCAACAAAGGATGGTGGAGAACCACTACATAGCAACTGGGATTCTCCCACCTCAACCATCTTTGCTGCCTTTCATGCATATAACACATGTTTTCCCATCATACACTTTTGTTTTATACTGCCTTTCAAGCATACTTCATTGGAGTTCTGCATTGTTATTTACATTTCTTTAACAAATCAACATCTATGTTACGTATTTTcccaaaacaagaaaataattccatgtttttttcctttctttatATAAATCTTGGATCCTAAACTCTACCTCTTCTACCTTCTTCACAAAAATACCATTctacatatatatctatctctttgtacacacacacacacacacacacacacacaagcacaGTAACAAAGACATCcacccacccacacacacacacacacacatatatatgtttctctccataaatgtatgcatatgCACATATGCAAGTATATCCTGCTTTGGGCTGCATATATCTGTttgtatattcatatatatatatatatatatatatatatatatatatatatatatatatatatatatatatatatatatatatatatatatatatatatatatatatatatatatataagtatatatgccTTTGTGTGTATGCATTTACATAGAGATGCCACACTCTCTGTGTGTTTCCATATTCACACATATGCCTATATATTTTTGTTtgctacatatatatttatatacatatgtaagTATATCCTACTTTCGActgcatatatgtgtatgtgtgtgtgtgtgtgtatatatatatatatgcctatgTGTGTATGCATTTACATAGAGATGCTACACTCTCTGTGTGTTTCCATATTCACACATATGCCTATATATCTTTCTTtgctacatatatatttatatacatatgtaagTATATCCTGGTTTtgactgcatatatatatatatatatatatatatatatatatatatatatatatatatatatatatatatatatatatatatatatatatatatatatatatatatatatatatatatatatatatatatatatttatttatatatatgtatatatatatatttatatatatatatatgcctctGTGTTTATGCACTTGCATAGAGATGCTACACTCTCTATGTATTTCCATATTCACACATATGCCTATATATTTTTGTTTgctgcatatatatttatatacatgcatatCTTGCAATCCCCTTTGCTTTCAGCCGAcggaggagggtggagaaccattggaagggaattGGGGTTCCACCGGCTGCACCGTTTTCACTACCTTTCATGGATATGACAACACATGTTTCCTACCATCATGCACTTTCGTTATATACTGCCTTGCAAGCATCCTTCATGTCGCTTCTACATTATTATtcgtttgtatatatatatatataattccatgtttttttcctttctttatATAAATCTTGGATCCTAAACTCTACCTCTTCTACCTTCTTCACAAAAATACCATTctacatatatatctatctctttgtacacacacacacacacacacacacacaagcacaCTAACAAAGACATCCAcccacacagacacacacacacacacacacacacacacacacacacacacatacacacacacacacacatatatgtttctctccataaatgtatgcatatgCACATATGCAAGTATATCCTGCTTTGGACTGCATATATCTATttgtatattcatatatatatatatatatatatatatatatatatatatatatatatatatatatatatatatatatatacaagtatatATGCCTTTGTGTGTATGCATTTACATAGAGATGCTACACTCTCTGTGTGTTTCCATATTCACACATATGCCTATATATTTTTGTTtgctacatatatatttatatacatatgtaagTAAATCCTACTTTCGActgcatatatgtgtatgtgtatatatatatatatatatatatgcctctGTGTGTATGCATTTACATAGAGATGCTACACTCTTTGTGTGTTTCCATATTCACACATATGCCTATATATCTTTCTTtgctacatatatatttatatacatatgtaagTATATTCTGGTTTcgactgcatatatatatatatatatatatatatatatatatatatgcctctGTGTTTATGCACTTGCATAGAGATGCTACACTCTCTATGTATTTCCATATTCACACATATGCCTATATATTTTTGTTTgctgcatatatatttatatacatgcatatCTTGCAATCCCCTTTGCTTTCAGCCGGcggaggagggtggagaaccattggaagggaatt
The nucleotide sequence above comes from Cryptomeria japonica chromosome 11, Sugi_1.0, whole genome shotgun sequence. Encoded proteins:
- the LOC131066057 gene encoding replication protein A 70 kDa DNA-binding subunit A-like, encoding MIFSNDRSCSNGGGISSPALIDRIAYGGLADPLELTPYAIRSINAGDDIPPPLLQLLSFEKIIGDPNDNDRYKLVLSDGTYMQVAILPTKAIIVFTLDVKKIDYHLLGKPRYLFKEQEEQTLGRETPPPTKHALKFGADLPSPQNGPSENISPIKSLNPYQNNWTIKGCVTNKRKMHKYTTPKCNGQVFSFDIIDEEGCEIRITSFDEIAELHYHRIEQGASYVLSKVLKRCAPDAVGPDKKTRFTPIDELLTTTNNTLIDVIGVVVNVGEISVIHRKDGSVVNKIIVKINDMSTLTIDVNLWGPSSEKLGNDLKNMHTSGTFVILVVQNARVGYFNGKVINTSASTAFEINPSIPEAEPLRLRGPIQQSLDPHPSALHCKNNQYQRMSIASILQRLSVMPEAIETTIIAVLRFVKEDPFYYIACPLQFNRKECKKKCAKLAENLWSCPRCQTQFPECNYKYLLHMKLQDHTSIVWANAFDNVGTELFSLSAKELYMLQYDLTTEKTPHIILKKAMFKHYTFTTLVSTDTFNSERRIKVTIDKMQRLDFKAEYPCLLAEIAQMHAIT